A segment of the Marinomonas posidonica IVIA-Po-181 genome:
AGCCGCGGCACTAAAAGCCGATTACCTTGCTGTTTCTTTCCCTCGCAGTGCCGATGACCTTCACGAAGCCCGTGAATTGGCTCTAGCAGCAGGTTTGAAAGCTGGCATAGTATCAAAAGTAGAACGCGCTGAAGCCGTTGCTGATAACGAAACCCTAGACAGTATCATTCTTGCTTCCGACGCCGTTATGGTGGCACGTGGCGACCTAGGTGTGGAAATTGGTGATGCCGAGTTGATTGGTGTGCAAAAACACATGATCAAGCGTTGTCGCCAACTAAACCGCCCTGTGATTACAGCGACACAAATGATGGAAACCATGATCACCAGCGCCATGCCAACTCGTGCTGAAGTATTCGATGTTGCCAACGCTGTACTAGATGGCACAGATGCGGTCATGCTGTCGGCTGAAACCGCGGCGGGCGATTACCCAGAAGAAGTTATCCAGACGATGAACCGTGTTTGCTTAGGTGCAGAAAAACAGCCTGCGATTAACCGCTCTAAGCACCGTATTGATGTTACTTTCACTAGCATTGATGAAACCATTGCCTTGTCAGCTATGTACGCTGCTAACCACCTTGAAGGCGTGAAAGCCATCATCAGCTTAACTGAATCAGGCACAACACCACTATTGATGTCTCGTATCAGCTCAGGCTTGCCGATTTTTGCCCTGTCCCCAAACCAGGCAACATTGAACAAAGCGGCTCTTTATCGTGGTGTGACACCTGTGTCATTCTCATCCCAAGAATACAATGTCGACAACATCATCTCTGGTTTAGTCGATCACGTTAAATCTCTAGGCTACATTGCCGATGGTGACCTTGTGATCGTGACGAAAGGCGATCACCTTGTCAGCTATGGCACAACCAATGCTATGAAAATTGTCAAAGTGGGCGACATCGTCTAACCATCATTACCTAACTCATATAGAACGAGAGGGTTTTAGATTGCACACAAAAATGGTCACGATGGCCGCTAAAAAGCGTATCGCTTTGGTGGCCCATGACAATATGAAAAGCGAGCTCCTAAAATGGGCTCGTGTTCATAAGGACAAATTGGTCCCTCATAAATTAATGGCCACCGGTACTACCGGGAATCTGCTTCAAAAAGAGTTAGGGGTTAGCCTAGACGCTCTAATTAGCGGTCCGCTTGGGGGTGACCAACAATTGGGAGGCATGATTGCCGAAGGTAAGATCGATGTGCTCATCTTCTTTTGGGACCCATTCGAACCTATGCCTCATGATCCAGATATCAAAGCACTGCTTCGTGTTGCCGCGGTTTGGAATATTCCCATTGCTTGCAGCGTGACCTCAGCCAATTTTTTGATCTCTTCCCCTTTGTTCGACAGTGAATTTGAACGCCAAATACCCGATTACGATCGATATCTACAAGAGCGACTTTAAGTCGCTCTTTGCTTTCTAAACCAAACCAAAAGCAACGCCCCTAACCTCCTAACAACGAAGACTAAAAAATTTCGTAAGACTCGCTGTTTTGACCAAAATCAGCTATATTAGCGCCCTAAATTCGCAGCGTTTTTCTGTGTAGGCTACAAAAAGCGTCAAAACTGCGTTAAACCCCATTACCAACGTTATTCGTTACCCCTCAACACCACGTTGGTTCAAAAACAGGAGAGATATTTTGCAAGCTGAAGTCGCATTAATCATGGGATCTAAAAGTGATTGGGCCACAATGGAAGGCGCTACCGAAATCATGGATACCTTGGGCGTGTCTTACCACGTTGAAGTGGTTTCCGCACACCGAACCCCTGTCAAGCTTGCAGAATTTTCAGAAAGTGCCGCCGACAAAGGCTTTAAAGTCATTATAGGTGGCGCTGGCGGTGCCGCTCATTTACCCGGCATGGTCGCAGCACACACGCATTTACCCGTATTAGGTGTGCCCGTTCAAAGCAAAGCCTTAAACGGCATGGATAGCCTGCTTTCCATTGCGCAAATGCCCAAAGGGGTTGCGGTCGGTACATTGGCGATTGGCACAGCTGGCGCGTTCAACGCTGGTCTATTAGCGTGTCAAATTCTAGCCACTTCAAACCCAGAGTTGGCTGAGCGTATTAAGACCTTCCGCCAACAACAAACCGATACGGTTTTGGCTAACCCAGATCCAAGAGAGGTGTAAGCCATGTCTGTATTGTGGGTACTTGGCGCAGGTCAACTTGGCGCCATGCTGAAACACGCTGGCACACCACTGGGTTTAGACATTCGTCCGGTGGACATCGAAAGCCATGACACTTTACCACTGCAGCCAGATGACATTGTCACGGCGGAACGTGAAGATTGGCCAAAAACCGATGCCACAACTCAACTTGCGTCTCATCCTAACTTTGTCAATCTGTCTACTTTCCCTCAGCTGGCAGACCGTCTGACGCAAAAGCAGTGGATTGATAAGCTGGAACTGGCCACTGCACCTTGGTTTCCAGTAGAAGCCGACAGCAGCGCCGACTACGCCTACCAAACATTAGGCGACCGCGTACTCATGAAACGTCGTCGCGGTGGTTACGATGGCAAAGGTCAATACTGGCTGAAACAAACGGAAGGAACTGACATTCCTGATGACTGGAAAGGCCAAGCCATTGCCGAACAAGCCATTAATTTTGACGAAGAAGTCTCTTTAGTAGGGGTACGAGGAGCCAATGGTGAAACACACTTTTATCCTCTGACATTAAACCTACACATTAATGGCATTCTCTACGCTTCCATTTCACCACTACAGCGCCTCGCGCCTTTGCAAAGCAAAGCTGAAGCCATGCTAAGTAAACTTATGGATGCGTTAGACTACGTAGGTGTGATGGCGATGGAATGTTTCCGTGTTGGCGACGAACTCCTAATCAATGAACTTGCACCTAGGGTTCACAACAGTGGTCACTGGACGCAGGCTGGTGCCAGTGTCAGTCAATTTGAAAACCACGTACGCGCCGTAAGCGGACAGCCTTTGTCACCTGCGGAAATCAAAGGCCAAAGCATGATGGTTAACCTAATAGGCGTACCTGTGGATTACCAATGGCTTAACATTCAGGGACTTGAGTTGTACTGGTACCAAAAAGAAGTGCGCCCTGGTCGCAAAGTCGGCCACCTTAACTTCTGCTCAAATCAGCCTGACGTTCTTCAAAACGCGCTACAAACCTTGACGTTGCCAGCACCTTACCCAGAGGCCCTAGACTGGCTGAGTCAGAATTTACCGACGGACTAACCCTCCTTGCTAACATGCCGTATTCCTTACGGCATGTTATTTATACTTTGCGTTATCCCATCCTTCAATCTTGCAAAAAAATGTCTAGAAATTTGCAAATAATGAAGATTATATCTTGTTTAGTTTTCAAAACGCCTTATTCTAAAAGCACGAACTAAGCCTTCCGACTGAAACCCATTCAGCACTCAAAAAGGCAAGCCTAATAAAAAAAGCACTAATATAAAAAAACAGCACGCTACGATGCTGATAAGGAACCTTGAATGAACCATATTGAACTTGATTGCTATGATTGGCGGCTATTACGCGCCTTACAGGAAAACGCCCGACTAACCAATGTTGCACTCTCTGAACAGGTCAATCTTTCTCCCTCCCAATGTTCAAGACGCCTTCAAAGGCTTGAACAAAGCAATTTGATCGAGGCTTACTTTACGCAACTGAATGCCACCGAACTGGGTTACCATGTCACGGCCTTTGTGAACATCACCCTAGATAAGGGCAACAAAGAAGCCGATCACCACTTCAAAGAAGCCATTGCGGCCATGCCCAAAGTCTTGGAATGTTATTCTGTCAGTGGCGACGCAGATTATTGGCTCAGAGTGATTAGTGAAGACTTACCTTCTCTTTCCAACTTCCTCAATGGGTCCATTTCGGCGTTACCCAGTGTGCGAAACCTAACCTCAACACTGGTGCTGAATCGCATCAAAAACGCCCCATCAATTCCATTGCCGAACTGATATCTGTGCTGATCAATAGAAGCACACTGCATGAGTGTAAGAGTCTCTTCGCTCTTACACTAAGCCTCCGGCAAGCGAACCACCACCAACACACCAATCAATGCCAACAGAGAAAACACCAAAACCAAAGCCGGTAATGAAATCAAATTGGTTAAAAGACCAAAAACACTCATTACTAACAACATAATCCCAATCACAGTGTTGCTAACCGCCACGTACCGCGTTCTGTCATTCCCTTCTGCTAAATCCACCAAATACGTTTTACGTCCAATACGCACGCCCTGATGAGCAACACACAATACAAAATACAAAATCGGCATAAACCAAACCGTTCCGGCAAAATCCGGTAACAACCACATTATGATGAATAACAATACCCCCACCAACACACCAAGCAAGGTAGAAAACATCATTACCTGACGACTGGAATAATCAGAAAAACGCCCCCAAAAGGGCGAAGAAAGTAAAGAAGCCAAACCACTGGCAGCCATAAAAGCCCCCAATACCCAAAGGCCATTGCCCAAATGCTGCTGCGCAATCAACACATAATAGGGTGCACTCAAAGCAGTACACAGCAACAACGAGCGAGCGATCACAAAGGTCCGAAAAGACGCATTGGTTTTTAATAAAGAAAGGCTGGAAAACAATTGCCAAAAACGCACTTGAGTTTGATCTATTTCACTCTTTGGCTCATCAATAAAAGCGTATACCATGGCCGCAAAACACCAGACTAAAGCGCCAATCATCAAACTACTGGCATAAAAAATGGTGTTGCCTTCCAGTTCAAAAAAGCCGCTAAACACCATCATGAAAGCCACGCCAACGGTAATCAATCCCGCCGCGCTAGAGGACCAACCTGACACTCGACCTCGACGCCCTTTGGCAATGGTTTTCCCCAAGACATCCTTAGAGGTAATGGAATTTAAGCCTCGAGCCAAGCTAAACACCACCATCAGAGCAATGACACACCAACCTGCCTTAGCACCTTCTAAAAGCAGAGCCACCACGCCAATCAGTACCACACATAAAGCTTGCAACACACTGCCAATCACCCAAAGCCATTTTCTCAATGCCACACGGCGAATGTAATTGGCCATCACCAATTGCGGCAATAAGGCTCCCGACTCTCGGATGGGCACCAGCCAACCTAACAAATAAACCGGTACACCAGCACCTTGTAATATCCACGGCAAGGTCACTTTAGGATTGATCAAAGCATCACCTAGGTTGATCAATATCTGCGACCAAACCAGCTTTACCACATTGTCTGACTCATTTCCCTTCGACTTTGCTTTAGGCTTCGACCTATGCTCTTGCTCAGGACTCACTTGCGACATCCACAACCCCAACATTCAAAAAATAATCACACTAGCATAGCATGGCCACAACCTCATAAGGCGGAACAAGAATGAGGCAAATTAATAACATAACTAGGAGAAGGAGGTTGCTAGTGTTGCTCTGATCATCCAGTTTCTTGGGGTTAACGAGCCATCACAGAAGGCGCCAATGTCTACTTGGTAACCCTGCTCTTGCAGGAAAATCGCACGATCTAAGACGAGCCAGTATTCTAAGGCTGGTCGAAACCATTGGCTGATGGCTTGTTGTTTTTGCATGGCATGATAGCGTTGTTCAGCAAGGTGTTGGAAGGCTTCGAACGGCTGCTGAACGATCAAGTGTGTCAGCTGTTTTTGTTCGGCGGCCCATTGGCAAAACCCGACGAAGCCCTGGCTTAGGAGGGCTTTTTGAATGGAAGGCACAGCAAGATATTGGTCTGTTTGTCGGACATGACGCTGCCAAAGATCAAACCCCAAGCGATAGGTCAGTTCTTGCTTTTGCAATCGCTGCTCTCTGGCATTGGCCGTAGCAATTTGTTTTACCGCCAACTTTAAATCCGCTTTGCGTAAGCTCAGTTTAGCCTGTGAAGCCAATCTAGATAAAGGGTGATATTCTTCAGCTCGGGTAAGATGATAACAACAAGGCGCAATACAGATATGAGGCGTGTTGAGTCTGCTGACCTGCTCTAACAGCACTCGATGCAAGTCTCCGCAGGCATGCAATGCCACGACGCACTCAGCCGTTTCTAGAGGCTCTATTGACGGGTTTGTCAGCACATCCGCACAATGAAAATGCTGCTTAAGGGAAAGTTGTTGTGCTTTTTGCTGCCCTGCATCACATAAACTCTTTTGCCATTCAATACTGGCCACTTGTTTGTTCCCTTGAAAAGCCAGATATTTACCAAGGTGCCCCTTACCCGCACACCACTCCAAATAGCGATCAACCACGGGTGTACGAGCCGCAAACGCTTCAATCTGTGACCATTTACGCCCTTTGACGCCTGCCGCCAAATAAGCGGGCGGTTGAGAAGCGTCTCGCCTAGCCTGTATCGTCGCTAAAAAGGTTTGTGGCCAATGAAAAAATTGCGCTAGGCTGGGCTGCACATTGATTATCTCATCGACTTGGTCAGCATCTTCAAGGTCCACTTCCTGTTGAGCATTTAACCACTTAGCTAAGGCGGGATACGCCTCCTGCCAAGGCAAGTTTAAATTGGCAAAACTATCAAATTGCCACAGCGATTTATGTTGATGCAACCACAGATCTAAAGCTTGGAAACGGGTTTGAAGATGGTTCATAAGTAGAAGGAGTTACGCGGCCAATTAAAGTGTCTTGATTTCTTGACAGTGAGAGGGAAATTTCCCTTTTGATTGCATTGTATTTTGCCATAAATACGGCAGAATGACGTATTGTATATTGTAATCAAAAATACACTCAAGGACCCCAACCAAATCATGTTTAAGCATCTTCAAGTCGTACCAGGCGATCCACTTTTAGCTCTTATCATTGCTCACCAAAAAGACACCAACCCGAAGAAAATTGACCTTGGAGTCGGTGTCTATAAAGACGATAAGGGTAAAACACCTATTTTAAATAGTATAAAAAAAGCGGAAGCCATTTTGCTTGAGCAAGAAGAGTCTAAAAGCTACTTAGGCATTTACGGCGCAGCCGAATTCGAAGCCATTATTCAAGATCTAATCTTGGGCGACAACAACCCGATCCTAGGTTCTGGCCGTATTCGCTCAACCCAAACACCGGGTGGCACAGGCGCGTTAAAAGTCGCCGCTGATTTCATTAGTGCAAACCTATCCGGTGCGCGTCTTTGGGTAAGCGATCCAACATGGGGAAATCACGAATCCATCTTTAACTCGGCCGGTGTGGAAGTAATACCTTACCCATACTACGATCCAGCAACAAATGGCTTGCGCTTTAACGATATGATGAGCAAGTTGGAAGCTGACGCCAAAGAAGGTGATGTATTACTATTGCACGCTTGCTGCCACAACCCAACGGGGATTGATCTGCAGTTAGAGCAATGGAAGGTCATTACTGACTTTGTTAAACGTCGTGGCTTACTACCATTGGTCGATGCCGCTTACCAAGGCTTCGGCGACGGTTTAGATGAAGACATGGCTGGCCTACGTCATATGGCAGCCAATGTTGATAACATGCTGATTGCGAACTCTTTCTCGAAGAATTTCGGCATTTATCGCGAGCGTTGTGGTGGTTTAAGTGTCATTGCGACAACGACAACAGAAGCCGATGCTGCCTTCTCTATTATCGGTAAAGCCATTCGTGCCAATTACTCTATGCCACCTGCACATGGTGCGGCGGTGGTTTACACCATTATGAGTCGTCCTGAACTGAAAGCAGAATGGCAGCAAGAAGTGGCTGAGATGCGCAACCGCATCAATGGTTTGCGTGAGAAATTAGTCATGAAGTTAGCCGCATCAGGAGTCAGCAAAGATTTCAGCTTTATTAAGGATCAGCGCGGTATGTTCTCCTATTCTGGCTTGACACTAGAGCAAGTTCGTCGTCTGCGCAGTGATTACGCCATCTACATTGCCGACACAGGCCGTATGAGTGTGGCAGGCGTTAGCGATGACAACATAGATTATCTATGCGAAAGCATTGCTAAGGTCGTTGGTTAAAGCCAAGGTAGCAAGCATAAAAAACGGAGCAATGTGATTGCTCCGTTTTTTTGATTCATAGCGCCGTATCAATTAATGCAAAATACGAGTATCGGAAGCGTTTTCACCGACCTGCATTTCTGGGTGGTAATGTTGAATCAAGCGTTGCACTGAAGGCTCGATCATTTCTCGCCAAAAGCTCACTTCTTCTTCCATCATTTTATTCAGTTTGGCTATCCCGGCATCCGTACCAAACAATCTAACCGGTGCTAATGTCTCATCAAAAAAGTCACGATCACCGCCAATGCCGACCCCCAATAACTTAGCACCACGCACAAAACCAGCACACCATTCTTCCACAAGAATTTTAGATTCGCCTTCGTATTCTTGCTCCAGATAAACTGGGCTAAACTCACCGAACAATAAGCTGTTCATGGCTTCCATGTACATGATTAACACTAAGCTGAGGAACTCATCTTCTTGTTCCGCAGACTCCCAGACAGGCTGATCTTCGTCAGCCCCCCAAATAGCATTAAGCCAGAGATCAGGCTCTAATTCTTTTGCAGAACAGCCAAGTGAGGTCAGAAAACCATCTAATTCAGACACACAAAGCAGCGATCTGTCTGTACCGAATTTCAGTAAATAGTGGTCAATTTTTTCGTACAGCACTTCTTCACTGATAATTTCATCATCTATTTCTTCAGACATTCACTTATTCCAATTCATTGGACAATACTCTAAGTTTAGCTCGCCTTATTGAAGACGAAAGGTCTTTTTACTAATCCACAATCGCTAGATTACCGTAGGTTTCCAACCAATTTTTACGGTCCCCTGCGCGTTTCTTAGACAACAGTTTATCGAGCAGTTCGTCTGTATCCAGCTTATCTTCCATGGTCAATTGGATTAAGCGGCGAGTATCAGGTGCCATTGTCGTTTCACGCAATTGCGATGGATTCATCTCACCCAAACCTTTGAATCGCTGTACATTCGGTGTGCTGCGTTTGTTCTCCGCGGCAATCTTATGCAGGATGATGTCTTTTTCTTCATCATCCAACGCATAGTGAACTTCTTTGCCAACATCAATTCGATACAAAGGTGGCATGGCCACAAAAACATGACCTTTGTTTACTAAGGCGGGGAAATGACGAACAAACAGAGCACAAATCAAGGTCGCGATGTGCAAACCATCTGAGTCGGCATCGGCTAAAATACACACCTTACCATAACGCAAACTGCTTAAGTCCTCATCACTTGGATCGACTCCAAGCGCCACTGAGATATCGTGAATTTCTTGCGAGGCTAATACTTGACCGGAGTCCACTTCCCAAGAATTTAGGATCTTACCGCGCAACGGCAAAATCGCTTGAAAGTCTTTTTCTCGGGCCTGTTTTGCCGATCCACCAGCCGAATCCCCTTCCACTAAAAAAAGCTCACTTCGAGTCGAATCTTGACCAGCACAATCTGCTAGCTTACCTGGCAGTGCCGGACCTTGAGTGACTTTCTTACGAACCACTTTTTTACTGGCTTTCAATCGTTTTTGAGCACTATTAATGACCAACTCAGCGATTTTTTTACCATCTTCTACATGCTTGTTTAACCATAAGCTAAACGCATCTTTTACCGTAGCAGAAATGAAAGGCACGATTTGACGAGATGAAAGTCTTTCTTTAGTTTGACCAGAAAACTGCGGTTCTTGCAACTTAGCAGATAAAACATAACTGCAACGATCCCACACATCTTCCGCCGTTAATTTAATGCCACGGGGCAACAGACTGTGAAAGTCACAAAACTCCCGAATCGCATCCAATAATCCTGTGCGTAAACCATTCACATGGGTACCGCCCTGTGCTGTTGGGATTAAGTTGACATAACTTTCTGTCACCAACTCGCCACCTTCAGGCAGCCATTGTACGGCCCAATCTACGCCCTGTGTTTTTTCTGTCAGACCGCCCACGAATGGTTGTTCAGGCAATAAAACAAAGCCTTCATTCGCCGCAGCTAGGTAATCATTCAGTCCTTCTTGGAAGAACCATTCTTCTCGTTCTTCTTCGCTGCCACTCTGGTCAATAAAGACCATATGCAAACCAGAACACAGAACCGCTTTGGCTTTTAACAAATGCTTTAATCGAGACAGGGAAAACTTCGGACTATCGAAGTACTTTGGATCGGCACTGAACTTGACCTTAGTTCCGGTATTTTTCTTCCCAACCGTGCCAATTTCTTTTAACTCGGAGGTTTTAAAACCATGTTCAAAACCAATATGGTATTGAATTCCGTTACGCTTAACCCACACTTCTAACGAGGTCGACAAAGCATTCACCACGGACACCCCTACCCCGTGGAGACCACCGGAGAACTGGTAATTATCACCAGAAAATTTACCACCAGCATGCAGCTTTGTCAGAATCAATTCGACCCCTGATACACCTTCTTCTGGGTGAATATCCACTGGCATACCACGGCCATTGTCTTCCACACTCAATGAGCCATCTTTATACAATATGACTTCAATTCGATCGGCATGTTTGGCTAACGCTTCATCCACTGAGTTATCGATGACTTCTTGTCCAAGATGATTTGGACGGGTTGTGTCCGTATACATTCCAGGACGCTTTTGTACTGGTTCTAGTCCGCTGAGAACCTCTATCGATCCGGCGTTATATTCTTTTACTGACATGCGAGTTTTTTCTTCCAAGTTGATCGTGCCAACCTTTTGTCATTTGGTATGGCAGGCGAGTATAAAAAGATTGCACTAGAGTCTATCACTGCTTTTACAAAGTTTGAAATAGTGCAATAAAAGCATGATCTTAGTTGGTTGTTATTTCAGCAAATTTAAAAATATCGGCACTGAAACGTTGAAAGTCTGTGAAGCTATGATCACCGCCCTTTTCGTGCGTCAATTTAGCCGCATCGGGAAAAGCTTGCAATGCGGCCCGGTAGTCCAATACTTCATCCCCTTCCTGCACCATTAACCAATAACGCGGCGATGTCGGCGCGGCAACCACTAGCGCCTCTAATTCCACCATGTGCTCATCGGTCAGCTCATACATTTCATTTGTATAGGGATTCAATTGGGGACCTAAATAGTCTTTAAGTAACATCGGCGCTTGCATCGCAGGATTCACTAAAATGCTCTTGATAGCATATTTTTCCGTCAAATAAACAGCATAAAAACCACCTAAAGAACTGCCTATTAAGGTGACGCCTTGCCACAGGTTGGCTTCTATTAGTTCTTCAAGTTGCTGTATGGCCAATTTAGGCTGCCATGATAACCTAGGTGAAATAAAAGTGTCTTCTGCATGAAAGGAATGTGCCGCTTGTTTTAAGACATTGGCTTTATGAGAACACTCTGAGCTGTTAAAACCATGAATGTAGATTAAAACCGCCATTTAATCCTCTCTTAAGCAAATAGGAATTAGGCAAATTGAAAAGGTAAAGGATTGTTTAACCTGTGTCCCTGTTTCAGGCAAAGCTCTAGCAAGTCTGCCAACTGCTGATTCAGACGAAATTTTTCATCCCGATGCAACATGGCATCATTTGGATAAGGGTAAACCCCACTGTACTGGCGATGACCATCGGTTATTTCAGCAATGCCCACATCATGATACAAACGAATCGTCATAGACAATGAGGTTTCAAACAACAATTTTTTTTCGGTTTGTGGACCAAACTCTAACG
Coding sequences within it:
- a CDS encoding DUF1249 domain-containing protein, with product MKKANKQYVPDLVSLQLLGELNYRRIGRIMRGQEDAVEWHFSIHSNGDQESRLRLTLGQESKFTSEMALEFGPQTEKKLLFETSLSMTIRLYHDVGIAEITDGHRQYSGVYPYPNDAMLHRDEKFRLNQQLADLLELCLKQGHRLNNPLPFQFA
- a CDS encoding MFS transporter, with the translated sequence MSQVSPEQEHRSKPKAKSKGNESDNVVKLVWSQILINLGDALINPKVTLPWILQGAGVPVYLLGWLVPIRESGALLPQLVMANYIRRVALRKWLWVIGSVLQALCVVLIGVVALLLEGAKAGWCVIALMVVFSLARGLNSITSKDVLGKTIAKGRRGRVSGWSSSAAGLITVGVAFMMVFSGFFELEGNTIFYASSLMIGALVWCFAAMVYAFIDEPKSEIDQTQVRFWQLFSSLSLLKTNASFRTFVIARSLLLCTALSAPYYVLIAQQHLGNGLWVLGAFMAASGLASLLSSPFWGRFSDYSSRQVMMFSTLLGVLVGVLLFIIMWLLPDFAGTVWFMPILYFVLCVAHQGVRIGRKTYLVDLAEGNDRTRYVAVSNTVIGIMLLVMSVFGLLTNLISLPALVLVFSLLALIGVLVVVRLPEA
- the purE gene encoding 5-(carboxyamino)imidazole ribonucleotide mutase, with the protein product MQAEVALIMGSKSDWATMEGATEIMDTLGVSYHVEVVSAHRTPVKLAEFSESAADKGFKVIIGGAGGAAHLPGMVAAHTHLPVLGVPVQSKALNGMDSLLSIAQMPKGVAVGTLAIGTAGAFNAGLLACQILATSNPELAERIKTFRQQQTDTVLANPDPREV
- the pyk gene encoding pyruvate kinase → MTRRTKIVATLGPASSSPEMIEKLILAGANVFRLNFSHGQPEDHINRADVVRAMAEKNNRHVAILGDLQGPKIRIARFKNTKVELQDGATFILDVGFDKNAGDETRVGIDYPQLAEDSNPGNILLLDDGRVVLEVLEVKGTEVITKVIVGGPLSNNKGINRQGGGLSAAALTEKDKEDIKTAAALKADYLAVSFPRSADDLHEARELALAAGLKAGIVSKVERAEAVADNETLDSIILASDAVMVARGDLGVEIGDAELIGVQKHMIKRCRQLNRPVITATQMMETMITSAMPTRAEVFDVANAVLDGTDAVMLSAETAAGDYPEEVIQTMNRVCLGAEKQPAINRSKHRIDVTFTSIDETIALSAMYAANHLEGVKAIISLTESGTTPLLMSRISSGLPIFALSPNQATLNKAALYRGVTPVSFSSQEYNVDNIISGLVDHVKSLGYIADGDLVIVTKGDHLVSYGTTNAMKIVKVGDIV
- the purK gene encoding 5-(carboxyamino)imidazole ribonucleotide synthase, coding for MSVLWVLGAGQLGAMLKHAGTPLGLDIRPVDIESHDTLPLQPDDIVTAEREDWPKTDATTQLASHPNFVNLSTFPQLADRLTQKQWIDKLELATAPWFPVEADSSADYAYQTLGDRVLMKRRRGGYDGKGQYWLKQTEGTDIPDDWKGQAIAEQAINFDEEVSLVGVRGANGETHFYPLTLNLHINGILYASISPLQRLAPLQSKAEAMLSKLMDALDYVGVMAMECFRVGDELLINELAPRVHNSGHWTQAGASVSQFENHVRAVSGQPLSPAEIKGQSMMVNLIGVPVDYQWLNIQGLELYWYQKEVRPGRKVGHLNFCSNQPDVLQNALQTLTLPAPYPEALDWLSQNLPTD
- the parE gene encoding DNA topoisomerase IV subunit B — encoded protein: MSVKEYNAGSIEVLSGLEPVQKRPGMYTDTTRPNHLGQEVIDNSVDEALAKHADRIEVILYKDGSLSVEDNGRGMPVDIHPEEGVSGVELILTKLHAGGKFSGDNYQFSGGLHGVGVSVVNALSTSLEVWVKRNGIQYHIGFEHGFKTSELKEIGTVGKKNTGTKVKFSADPKYFDSPKFSLSRLKHLLKAKAVLCSGLHMVFIDQSGSEEEREEWFFQEGLNDYLAAANEGFVLLPEQPFVGGLTEKTQGVDWAVQWLPEGGELVTESYVNLIPTAQGGTHVNGLRTGLLDAIREFCDFHSLLPRGIKLTAEDVWDRCSYVLSAKLQEPQFSGQTKERLSSRQIVPFISATVKDAFSLWLNKHVEDGKKIAELVINSAQKRLKASKKVVRKKVTQGPALPGKLADCAGQDSTRSELFLVEGDSAGGSAKQAREKDFQAILPLRGKILNSWEVDSGQVLASQEIHDISVALGVDPSDEDLSSLRYGKVCILADADSDGLHIATLICALFVRHFPALVNKGHVFVAMPPLYRIDVGKEVHYALDDEEKDIILHKIAAENKRSTPNVQRFKGLGEMNPSQLRETTMAPDTRRLIQLTMEDKLDTDELLDKLLSKKRAGDRKNWLETYGNLAIVD
- a CDS encoding methyltransferase translates to MHQHKSLWQFDSFANLNLPWQEAYPALAKWLNAQQEVDLEDADQVDEIINVQPSLAQFFHWPQTFLATIQARRDASQPPAYLAAGVKGRKWSQIEAFAARTPVVDRYLEWCAGKGHLGKYLAFQGNKQVASIEWQKSLCDAGQQKAQQLSLKQHFHCADVLTNPSIEPLETAECVVALHACGDLHRVLLEQVSRLNTPHICIAPCCYHLTRAEEYHPLSRLASQAKLSLRKADLKLAVKQIATANAREQRLQKQELTYRLGFDLWQRHVRQTDQYLAVPSIQKALLSQGFVGFCQWAAEQKQLTHLIVQQPFEAFQHLAEQRYHAMQKQQAISQWFRPALEYWLVLDRAIFLQEQGYQVDIGAFCDGSLTPRNWMIRATLATSFS
- a CDS encoding Lrp/AsnC family transcriptional regulator — translated: MNHIELDCYDWRLLRALQENARLTNVALSEQVNLSPSQCSRRLQRLEQSNLIEAYFTQLNATELGYHVTAFVNITLDKGNKEADHHFKEAIAAMPKVLECYSVSGDADYWLRVISEDLPSLSNFLNGSISALPSVRNLTSTLVLNRIKNAPSIPLPN
- a CDS encoding aromatic amino acid transaminase; this translates as MFKHLQVVPGDPLLALIIAHQKDTNPKKIDLGVGVYKDDKGKTPILNSIKKAEAILLEQEESKSYLGIYGAAEFEAIIQDLILGDNNPILGSGRIRSTQTPGGTGALKVAADFISANLSGARLWVSDPTWGNHESIFNSAGVEVIPYPYYDPATNGLRFNDMMSKLEADAKEGDVLLLHACCHNPTGIDLQLEQWKVITDFVKRRGLLPLVDAAYQGFGDGLDEDMAGLRHMAANVDNMLIANSFSKNFGIYRERCGGLSVIATTTTEADAAFSIIGKAIRANYSMPPAHGAAVVYTIMSRPELKAEWQQEVAEMRNRINGLREKLVMKLAASGVSKDFSFIKDQRGMFSYSGLTLEQVRRLRSDYAIYIADTGRMSVAGVSDDNIDYLCESIAKVVG
- a CDS encoding methylglyoxal synthase, with product MVTMAAKKRIALVAHDNMKSELLKWARVHKDKLVPHKLMATGTTGNLLQKELGVSLDALISGPLGGDQQLGGMIAEGKIDVLIFFWDPFEPMPHDPDIKALLRVAAVWNIPIACSVTSANFLISSPLFDSEFERQIPDYDRYLQERL
- a CDS encoding UPF0149 family protein yields the protein MSEEIDDEIISEEVLYEKIDHYLLKFGTDRSLLCVSELDGFLTSLGCSAKELEPDLWLNAIWGADEDQPVWESAEQEDEFLSLVLIMYMEAMNSLLFGEFSPVYLEQEYEGESKILVEEWCAGFVRGAKLLGVGIGGDRDFFDETLAPVRLFGTDAGIAKLNKMMEEEVSFWREMIEPSVQRLIQHYHPEMQVGENASDTRILH
- a CDS encoding YqiA/YcfP family alpha/beta fold hydrolase is translated as MAVLIYIHGFNSSECSHKANVLKQAAHSFHAEDTFISPRLSWQPKLAIQQLEELIEANLWQGVTLIGSSLGGFYAVYLTEKYAIKSILVNPAMQAPMLLKDYLGPQLNPYTNEMYELTDEHMVELEALVVAAPTSPRYWLMVQEGDEVLDYRAALQAFPDAAKLTHEKGGDHSFTDFQRFSADIFKFAEITTN